The Gossypium hirsutum isolate 1008001.06 chromosome A03, Gossypium_hirsutum_v2.1, whole genome shotgun sequence genome contains the following window.
CAAATGCCATGTGGTTTAAGATATCAACTCGTAGCAACCACGAGGCCTATTGATGTAAAACATGAAACTTGGTaataatatattttctaattttcctTCTCATCATCTCGATCGCTCTGTTTGTATATGTTATCTTTGCTTTCTGTTTTCTTTGTCTGCTGGAAGTCAGTTCTGCTTTAGTTTATCACTGCacttctttttcaaaatttgactGCATATGATGTTTAACCTGGTTTCGAATGTGTTAGTCTACATTTTCATCTTTCAGGTGTTACTAACTCGTGAATGTTTTGGTTGCAGATAGTGAACAAGTGCTTTGCCATTCAACTGTAGGCCTCAAGAGTGACTCAAAGCCGTATTCCTTTATAGACTCTAAACCTTTCAAAAACAAAGAGAAGCCTCTGGATTCTGTTGGACTGAATGCAGAAGGATTTGTGAAGGATGATATGAACAGGGTAATGCATGATATAAAAGGAAATGATGGAGATACGGACCCCATGCTATATCTAGAGAAGACAGGAGATGGATGGCCAGCATCAAAACTTAATTGTTCTATGAGTGTAAATGACTTTTCCAATGGTAATGAAAAGGAGGCCCGAGATTTCGTGCCACCAAATTCTCATTCTTTGAAGAATATGGGTTCATTTCAGGACTCGGTTTTTTATTTGGACAAAAGTGTAATGGAATGTGCATTGCCCGAATTGGTAGTTTGCTATAAAGAGAGTGCAtatcatgtcgtcaaagacatcTGTATTGATGAGGGAGTTCCAACTCAGGACAAGTTCTTGTTTGACAGTGGTGTGGACAAGAAGAGTGATTGCAACTTTCTGCCTTCTGAAGAGGATCAAGACAGTAAGCTGCTGAAAGAAAAACCGGAGAGTGATATATCTATGCAAGCTGGTTCCATGTatccagaagaaaatcaaatggaCAAGGATAATGAACGTGATTCTAATAAAAAAACCATTTCTGATAAATATACCCAAGATATTTCCTTATCTCTAGAAGAAAATGAGCCTAAAAACAGAATTCCAAGTCAATGTGATACGGAGGATTTGATACTGTCTAGGAAAATGATGGACGACACAATGAAAATGGCCAGAGATGATGTCTCCAAAGAGTTGTTTACCCTTGGAGAGTTGCTTTCCATGCCAGAATTCAGCACAGTGAAACCCGAAGCTATGTCATCCAATTGCAAAAGTGATGGAATCAAACAACAGTGTTTTCAGGTAAACTCATCTTGGTCAAAGTTACTAAATTCCGATGTACTATGCTGAAATTCCTTGGAATAACAATATGGATTCACCAATGTATGCAGGGAAACATGCATGGTTATATTTTATCATCCCCTAATTTTTGCATTCATGTTTGTGTTTAGCATCGAAGGCACCTCGTTTTCTAGTAATTATATGTGTTTCCCATAATGAACGGACCCTCTGTATGAAAAGTTGAAACAAGAAGAAAAACCATTGTAATTTTGTTTTCCACCTAAGTTAGGAATCTATGAATATCTGAAAGTGATAAGTATCCAGATTGTTGAAGTTACTTTTCTGTTAGGGGTTCACATCTTAGGAAGTAACATGATGTATTTTGACTTCTACGCAGAACTCAAAGGAGAAGGAAGTCATGGTGATGCCTCCTTTGGTTTCTGCAGATAAAGAATCAAACAATAGCTGCAAGGAGACAATTCTATCTGCTTCTGCCCCGGTCTCTGTAGCTGAAGAAATGGACAGTGTGAAAGGGGAAGCTACCATGTTCAGCCCTGCTACCAGCAGCAGCCTTGTCAATGAGGTATCAGATGATAGCAAACTGGCAGCTCGAAGTATCGCATTTGGCTTTGATTCTTCTGCATTGACGAGCAGCAAAGATGAGGGTTGCCACAATCTTGATCGTGAAGCTCTTGAGACTGGCCATACACCCAAGCTTGAAGACATAGCTGATCAGCCTTCTTCAAACAATCTTCAATGTGGAAACGGAGAGTCTAGTTTCTCTGCTGCTGGCCTTGTAACAGGTCTAATAAGTTACTCTGGGCCGATAGCATATTCAGGCAGTCTCTCTCATAGATCAGATAGCAGCACAACGAGCACGCGATCCTTTGCCTTTCCAATGTAATTTACCTACATCTATTTTGTTTCTTGCTTCTAACTTGTTTGTTAATAACCAACTAATCCTTGTTTCCTTTGATTCAGATTGCAGTCTGAATGGAATAGCAGTCCAGTAAGAATGGCAAAAGCAGATCGGAGACATTACCGGAAGCATAGGGGTTGGAGGCAGGGACTCCTTTGCTGTAGATTCTGAAAATCCATAGGTTatacaaatttttattaattttgtttatcAAGTTATATACATCATCTACTTATCTCTGGCTTGGCTTGTAATGTGCAGTAGGTTTTAGAGTTTGGATCTCATGCATGCAAATTGAGCTGCAAACAATATCCTAATCCtataatattcatatatcattgtagtatttatttatttacttttggtTTTTGGCTTTCGTGTTCataatctcaacatatatcagaTAAAGAGAGTTCATCATTAGTCATAATTGTTTTGCCTCCACATTTCTGGTTCATAATATCAGACCCACAAATCGATTGGCGGCTCAAATGGAATGATAACTAAAAATTTAGTTTcaacttttataattaaaatatccaGTGTTCAACTcctgtttatttttttttctaaaaccggAATATAACTATGCTTAATGCCTGCTGGGTTAAACGGGAAATTTTCTCTTTAGCCCTCAAAATATAAGCATTTTAATGAAACAATTTTAACCTCCTGATCCTTAAATACAGCGGCCCATTTAGGTTTCATGGATGCCTGCCTGCCTTGCTCAATTATTATTTGAACTTGGTCCTGTAAATGCTAAATAGTATCAGTGGACCAGAATCTTTCCTTGGAAGATTTTAGCCCACTTCTTATCTCTGGACGCAGTAGGTTATTATAATAGAAGGCGAAGCAACGTCAATTTTCCTTGAATTTTGGATGCCAGTTCTAATTGATGTTCCCAAGCTGTCCCCCTGTTATTGCAATAGCAGCTCCGTATGTCCTATCAATAATATTTAGTACCACTGAGAACACAAGTGATACTGTTATTTGATAACTATTGTAAGTCACCTCTGAATTCCAGGCAGGTTGGACGCTGATTCAGTGCATTATTACACCACTCCATATTCAACTTTAAATGCCTTCTCAATTGTTGAGCAATAATCCGACTGGATTTGTTAATCTGTCTTATGACTACATACGAGCTAAGAGAAGGAAGTCCCATTTTTGTGATTTTAAAGGTGTCATATTACTAAAACACAATTATTAcaaaaggattttttttattcaaataacaCCTATTGGAACATCTTACACCCAATCTGAATGAAGATTGGAGCAACCTAAACATACATATCATACGTTTGTCAATTTTAGATTCAAATATAATGTTTTCATAGATTATGTCGGACTTTTATAGATTATCTTGGATGAAATATAAACTTAAACGAGCTTTGGAACAATATTCGGGGACCCAAAATACACAAACAGAGAATTAGGTGTGGATACATGAGTCTATGGTATCAATATAAGTAccaaaaatttaaatagtttagCTCTAGAGATCAATGTACCGATACATTCGAGGGGTTGTACAAATACATTAGGAGATGTACTGATACTATAAGGCCATGTATTGATACGTGCATCTCTTGTTTCAAAAATTTGATCACTAACTTCAATGTATTGCAACATTTGAGTCAAGTATTGATACTCTTCAAAAGGTACTTATACATGAGTCTGAGGTTTCAATATCTCATCCTAGAAACCCCCCAAAATTGACCAATTTGGTCACTCAAACATGCTTCAACATGCACTTAAGTAAATCGACATGCAATAAAAGttatactaataaatttaacatgCCAAAACAAGATTGTAACACAATAATTCATGCCTACAAACATACTAAATCAAAATTGGATCCCCTAAGTAGAATTTGTATACAAATAACCAAGCTTGCATAATACTAAATTAATTCCTAAGATCAAAGTATGGTATAACCAAAATACCAACATGTCA
Protein-coding sequences here:
- the LOC107887384 gene encoding uncharacterized protein isoform X2, which encodes MNRVMHDIKGNDGDTDPMLYLEKTGDGWPASKLNCSMSVNDFSNGNEKEARDFVPPNSHSLKNMGSFQDSVFYLDKSVMECALPELVVCYKESAYHVVKDICIDEGVPTQDKFLFDSGVDKKSDCNFLPSEEDQDSKLLKEKPESDISMQAGSMYPEENQMDKDNERDSNKKTISDKYTQDISLSLEENEPKNRIPSQCDTEDLILSRKMMDDTMKMARDDVSKELFTLGELLSMPEFSTVKPEAMSSNCKSDGIKQQCFQNSKEKEVMVMPPLVSADKESNNSCKETILSASAPVSVAEEMDSVKGEATMFSPATSSSLVNEVSDDSKLAARSIAFGFDSSALTSSKDEGCHNLDREALETGHTPKLEDIADQPSSNNLQCGNGESSFSAAGLVTGLISYSGPIAYSGSLSHRSDSSTTSTRSFAFPILQSEWNSSPVRMAKADRRHYRKHRGWRQGLLCCRF
- the LOC107887384 gene encoding uncharacterized protein isoform X1 codes for the protein MKLDSEQVLCHSTVGLKSDSKPYSFIDSKPFKNKEKPLDSVGLNAEGFVKDDMNRVMHDIKGNDGDTDPMLYLEKTGDGWPASKLNCSMSVNDFSNGNEKEARDFVPPNSHSLKNMGSFQDSVFYLDKSVMECALPELVVCYKESAYHVVKDICIDEGVPTQDKFLFDSGVDKKSDCNFLPSEEDQDSKLLKEKPESDISMQAGSMYPEENQMDKDNERDSNKKTISDKYTQDISLSLEENEPKNRIPSQCDTEDLILSRKMMDDTMKMARDDVSKELFTLGELLSMPEFSTVKPEAMSSNCKSDGIKQQCFQNSKEKEVMVMPPLVSADKESNNSCKETILSASAPVSVAEEMDSVKGEATMFSPATSSSLVNEVSDDSKLAARSIAFGFDSSALTSSKDEGCHNLDREALETGHTPKLEDIADQPSSNNLQCGNGESSFSAAGLVTGLISYSGPIAYSGSLSHRSDSSTTSTRSFAFPILQSEWNSSPVRMAKADRRHYRKHRGWRQGLLCCRF